One Synechococcus sp. MU1617 DNA window includes the following coding sequences:
- a CDS encoding HAMP domain-containing sensor histidine kinase translates to MVISAALGFAAGIGITLLLQRRRRALASKRAPKDRSIVLNAPQLLAWIDAATQGWVILAPDHSIAYINDRAERLLHIPSNRLVRGMKLRDVLDIPALEELIFSSRYQLRPQRCEWDQQGTPLEAVVLPGSDECWLVLIQSRQSLEAQQQQQERWVSDVAHELKTPLTALMLVSDRLELAVKEEDTALVQRLQKELRRLQLLVEDLLELSRLENSLPQDDSDHVPLTLEDLVDSAWGSIGPIAEERRVTLQLDRSESGPLLGDQRRLHRAVLNLLDNALRYSPEDSSVDVSVRQSGGWWSLSIRDHGPGLSETDLTRMFQRFYRGDPSRARSNRSGSGLGLAIVQQIAVNHGGRIEARNHPVGGACMELLLPRDPLG, encoded by the coding sequence GTGGTGATCTCTGCCGCACTCGGCTTTGCAGCTGGTATCGGGATCACGCTTCTGTTGCAGCGTCGACGCCGTGCCCTGGCGTCCAAGCGTGCGCCCAAGGACCGCTCCATCGTCTTGAACGCTCCCCAGCTGCTGGCCTGGATTGATGCGGCCACCCAGGGCTGGGTGATTTTGGCCCCGGATCACTCCATTGCCTACATCAACGATCGGGCCGAACGGCTGCTGCATATCCCCTCCAATCGCCTGGTTCGTGGCATGAAGCTCCGGGATGTCCTCGACATTCCTGCCTTGGAGGAGTTGATCTTCAGCAGCCGCTATCAACTGCGTCCCCAGCGTTGTGAATGGGATCAACAGGGGACCCCGCTGGAGGCCGTTGTTCTGCCGGGCAGTGATGAATGCTGGCTGGTGCTGATCCAGAGCCGTCAGTCCCTCGAAGCCCAGCAACAGCAGCAGGAACGCTGGGTGAGTGATGTGGCCCATGAGCTCAAGACTCCCCTCACCGCCCTGATGCTGGTGAGCGATCGGCTGGAACTTGCCGTCAAGGAAGAAGACACGGCTCTGGTGCAACGGCTGCAGAAGGAACTCCGGCGTCTTCAGCTGCTGGTGGAAGACCTGCTGGAGCTGTCGCGGTTGGAGAACAGCCTGCCCCAGGACGACAGCGACCATGTGCCCCTCACCCTGGAGGATCTGGTGGACAGTGCCTGGGGATCCATTGGCCCGATCGCGGAGGAACGGCGGGTGACGCTGCAGCTGGACCGCAGCGAATCCGGGCCCCTGCTTGGTGATCAGCGCCGTTTACACCGTGCGGTGCTCAACCTTCTCGACAATGCACTGCGCTACTCCCCGGAGGACAGCAGCGTTGATGTGAGCGTGCGCCAGAGCGGCGGTTGGTGGTCGCTCAGCATTCGTGACCATGGCCCTGGATTGAGTGAGACCGATCTCACGCGCATGTTTCAACGCTTCTATCGGGGGGATCCTTCCCGCGCCCGCTCCAACCGCAGCGGCAGTGGCCTTGGACTGGCGATCGTTCAGCAGATCGCCGTGAACCATGGCGGCCGCATCGAAGCCCGTAATCATCCCGTCGGCGGAGCCTGCATGGAGCTGCTGCTGCCCCGAGATCCCCTGGGATGA
- a CDS encoding response regulator transcription factor, with product MTTLSAAVSTSRLLVVEDDDSIRETVGEALRAEGFEVHTCADGASALNLITADSSDPLDLIVLDLMLPGLGGLDLCRELRRINNTTPILVISARDSETDRVLGLEVGADDYLVKPFGLRELVARCRALLRRSRQTETSSSEPKSLSHANLCLFPSECRVTRDGTDLTLSPKEYKILELFIQNPKRVWSRDQLLEKIWGVDFIGDTKTVDVHIRWLREKVEQEPSSPQLIRTVRGFGYRFG from the coding sequence ATGACAACCCTTTCTGCGGCTGTCTCCACAAGTCGTCTCCTCGTTGTGGAAGACGATGACAGTATTCGGGAAACAGTCGGAGAGGCCTTGCGTGCGGAGGGTTTCGAGGTTCACACCTGCGCCGATGGCGCCTCAGCCCTCAACCTGATCACGGCTGACAGTTCAGACCCATTGGATCTGATTGTCCTCGATCTGATGCTCCCGGGTTTGGGGGGGCTTGATCTTTGCCGTGAGCTCCGTCGCATTAACAACACCACCCCGATCCTGGTGATCAGCGCCCGTGACAGCGAGACCGATCGGGTGCTTGGGCTGGAGGTGGGTGCCGACGATTACCTGGTCAAACCCTTTGGGCTGCGCGAGCTGGTGGCACGCTGCAGGGCCTTGCTGCGGCGATCCCGTCAGACGGAGACGTCGTCGTCCGAACCGAAATCCCTCAGTCACGCCAACCTTTGCCTGTTTCCCAGTGAATGCAGGGTCACCCGGGATGGCACTGACCTCACTCTCTCCCCCAAGGAATACAAGATTCTCGAGCTGTTCATTCAGAACCCCAAGCGCGTCTGGAGTCGCGATCAGCTGCTGGAGAAAATCTGGGGTGTCGACTTCATCGGTGACACCAAAACCGTGGATGTTCACATCCGCTGGCTGCGGGAAAAGGTTGAGCAGGAGCCCTCATCTCCTCAATTGATTCGTACGGTCCGCGGCTTCGGGTATCGCTTCGGCTGA
- a CDS encoding AarF/ABC1/UbiB kinase family protein → MRYDPGRDLAWLLLRPWVAIPRLVHVLWSLAGLVLVLLLRGGSSDPAVQQGLARRILNTLTGLGPCFIKLGQALSTRPDLVRRDWLEELTRLQDDLPAFPHATALACIREELGAPAEELFEEFPDSPIAAASLGQVYKARLQGQHWVAVKVQRPNLSFILRRDLVLIRALGVMAAPLLPLNLGFGLGGIIDEFGRSLFEEIDYGLEAANAERFSALFADNDAVYIPKVERMLSSTRVLTTTWIDGAKMRNSEELRSQSLDPTALIRTGVICGLQQLLEFGYFHADPHPGNLFALPGRTGDLGHVGYVDFGMMDSISDSDRLTLTGAVVHLINRDFSELAKDFQSLGFLSPTADLTPIIPALQEVLGGSLGDSVGSFNFKAITDRFSELMFDYPFRVPARFALIIRAVVSQEGLALRLDPNFRIIAVAYPYVARRLLAGDTSEMREKLLEVIFDESGRLRLDRLESLLDVVGQDAPAPGKELIPVAGAGLRLLFSRDGADLRKRLLMTLIRDDRLHTDDVRALVGLLGRTFGPGRLAGGFLRVLNPLAAA, encoded by the coding sequence ATGCGTTACGACCCCGGGCGGGATCTGGCCTGGTTGCTGCTGCGTCCCTGGGTCGCCATTCCGCGCCTAGTCCATGTGCTGTGGTCCTTGGCGGGGCTTGTGCTGGTGTTGCTGCTGCGTGGAGGCAGCAGTGACCCCGCCGTTCAGCAGGGGCTGGCGCGTCGCATTCTCAACACCCTGACGGGGCTGGGGCCCTGCTTCATCAAGCTGGGGCAGGCTCTCTCCACCCGACCGGATCTGGTGCGTCGGGATTGGCTGGAGGAACTAACGCGCCTGCAGGACGATCTGCCGGCCTTTCCCCATGCCACCGCCCTGGCCTGCATTCGCGAGGAACTCGGTGCTCCGGCCGAGGAGTTGTTTGAGGAGTTCCCCGACTCGCCGATTGCCGCTGCCAGTCTTGGCCAGGTTTACAAAGCCCGTTTGCAGGGCCAGCACTGGGTTGCGGTGAAAGTGCAGCGCCCCAATCTCAGCTTCATTCTGCGGCGGGATCTGGTGTTGATCCGGGCCTTGGGGGTGATGGCGGCGCCGCTGTTGCCGCTCAACCTGGGTTTCGGCCTGGGCGGAATCATTGATGAGTTTGGCCGCAGCCTGTTTGAGGAGATCGATTACGGCCTGGAAGCGGCCAATGCCGAGCGGTTTTCGGCTCTCTTCGCGGACAACGATGCGGTCTACATCCCGAAGGTGGAGCGGATGCTCAGCTCCACTCGGGTGTTGACCACCACCTGGATCGATGGCGCCAAGATGCGCAACAGCGAAGAGCTGCGCTCTCAAAGTCTTGATCCAACGGCGTTGATCCGCACCGGCGTGATCTGCGGCCTACAGCAGCTGTTGGAGTTCGGCTATTTCCACGCCGACCCTCACCCCGGCAACCTCTTCGCCCTGCCGGGTCGCACCGGCGATCTCGGCCATGTGGGGTATGTCGACTTCGGAATGATGGACTCCATCAGCGACAGCGACCGGCTCACCCTCACTGGTGCTGTGGTGCACCTGATCAACCGTGATTTCTCTGAGTTGGCCAAGGACTTCCAATCCCTCGGTTTCCTCAGCCCCACGGCCGATCTCACACCGATCATTCCTGCTCTCCAAGAGGTGCTCGGCGGCAGTCTTGGCGACTCGGTTGGATCGTTCAACTTCAAGGCGATCACCGATCGTTTTTCGGAGCTGATGTTCGATTACCCCTTCCGGGTGCCGGCTCGCTTCGCCCTGATCATCCGTGCCGTTGTTAGCCAGGAAGGTCTTGCTCTGCGGCTCGATCCGAACTTCCGGATCATTGCTGTGGCCTATCCCTATGTGGCCCGTCGACTGTTGGCGGGAGACACCAGCGAGATGCGAGAGAAGCTGCTGGAGGTGATCTTTGATGAGTCAGGCCGCCTGCGCCTGGATCGGTTGGAAAGTTTGCTGGACGTGGTGGGTCAGGACGCTCCCGCTCCAGGGAAGGAACTGATCCCTGTGGCCGGGGCAGGCCTGCGGCTTCTGTTCAGCCGAGATGGTGCTGACCTGCGCAAGCGTCTTCTGATGACGCTGATCCGTGACGATCGTCTGCACACCGACGACGTGCGTGCCCTTGTCGGACTGCTCGGACGCACCTTCGGCCCTGGGCGTCTGGCCGGTGGGTTCCTGAGGGTTCTCAATCCCCTGGCGGCAGCGTGA
- a CDS encoding aminotransferase class I/II-fold pyridoxal phosphate-dependent enzyme has protein sequence MALLPQLTRRIGQPLFLPAHGRGAALPDGLRQLLRRRAGIWDLPELPALGGPLEADGAIAESQRFAAAQMGVERCWYGVNGATGLLQAALLAMVRPGERVLLPRNVHRSLIQACVLGDLRPVLFDLPFQSDCGQPAPADAAWIERVLEALPSDGAPIRAAVLVHPTYQGYANDPTAVIQRLQQQGCCVLVDEAHGCHFAAGVDHPLPPSALHCGADLVVHSLQKSAAALAQTAVLWLQGERLDPVRVERSLGLLQTTSPSALLLASCEEALQHWQRLKGRRQLLRRLQEAEELGEGLRNSGVPLLHNQDPLRLILHTGQAGITGLDADEWFLARGLVGELPEPATLTFCLGLARHRGLGRQMRHHWQNLLQHFPDRAPLPAFEAPPLPLVTTTAQSPSQAWTAVHHQVALKDAEGCIAAELLCPYPPGIPLLIPGERLDRQRQSWLERQQLFWGDQMPDTLSVVNGG, from the coding sequence ATGGCGCTTCTGCCCCAGCTCACCCGTCGAATCGGTCAGCCCCTTTTTCTGCCGGCCCATGGACGGGGGGCTGCCCTCCCGGATGGACTGCGTCAATTGCTGCGCCGCCGCGCTGGCATCTGGGATCTGCCGGAACTGCCAGCCCTTGGCGGTCCGCTGGAAGCAGACGGCGCCATCGCAGAAAGCCAACGCTTCGCCGCGGCACAGATGGGTGTGGAGCGCTGCTGGTACGGGGTGAACGGGGCCACGGGGTTGCTGCAGGCCGCACTGCTGGCCATGGTCCGGCCGGGAGAGCGGGTCCTGCTGCCCCGCAATGTCCATCGCAGCCTGATTCAGGCCTGCGTTCTTGGGGACCTACGGCCGGTGCTGTTCGATCTCCCCTTCCAAAGCGATTGCGGCCAGCCGGCACCGGCAGATGCAGCTTGGATCGAACGGGTGCTGGAGGCTCTGCCCTCCGACGGAGCACCCATCCGTGCTGCGGTTCTGGTGCATCCCACCTACCAGGGCTATGCCAATGACCCGACGGCGGTGATTCAGCGGCTGCAGCAACAGGGCTGTTGCGTTCTGGTGGATGAAGCCCACGGCTGTCATTTCGCTGCAGGAGTGGATCACCCCCTCCCCCCCAGCGCCCTGCATTGCGGCGCTGATCTGGTGGTGCATTCCCTGCAGAAATCAGCGGCTGCTCTGGCGCAAACAGCGGTGCTCTGGCTGCAGGGGGAGCGTCTGGATCCCGTGCGGGTGGAACGCAGCCTGGGCTTGCTGCAGACCACCAGCCCCAGTGCGCTGCTGCTGGCCTCCTGCGAAGAAGCCCTTCAACACTGGCAACGCCTCAAGGGACGCCGGCAATTGCTGCGGCGTCTGCAGGAGGCTGAAGAGCTCGGCGAGGGCCTACGCAACAGCGGCGTACCTCTGCTGCACAACCAGGATCCGCTGCGCCTGATCCTGCACACAGGCCAGGCCGGAATCACTGGCCTGGATGCCGACGAATGGTTTCTGGCCCGCGGGCTGGTAGGCGAATTACCGGAACCAGCCACCCTCACCTTCTGCCTGGGGCTGGCACGCCACAGAGGGCTGGGGCGCCAAATGCGACACCACTGGCAGAACCTGCTGCAGCACTTTCCCGATCGCGCTCCCTTGCCGGCGTTCGAAGCCCCACCGCTGCCACTGGTCACCACCACAGCGCAGTCACCCAGCCAGGCCTGGACGGCTGTGCATCACCAGGTGGCGTTGAAGGACGCGGAGGGATGCATTGCGGCTGAATTGCTGTGCCCTTACCCCCCTGGTATCCCCCTGCTGATTCCCGGCGAACGGCTGGATCGTCAGCGGCAGAGCTGGCTCGAGCGCCAGCAGCTGTTCTGGGGAGACCAAATGCCCGACACGCTGTCTGTGGTGAACGGGGGGTGA
- a CDS encoding septal ring lytic transglycosylase RlpA family protein, with protein MKPLTSLLMALMLGPSVAASPHGEEFVIKAIQESEEITGILEAVPVRPLPAPPPKPIATDSAMPSKLIEVVQGAASWYGPGFYGRTTANGERFRKGTLTAAHRTLPFGTKVRVTNLSNGRSVVVRINDRGPFRYHRVIDLAHGAASQLKMMQAGEVPVKLEILSKGD; from the coding sequence ATGAAACCTCTGACATCGCTGCTGATGGCGCTGATGCTGGGCCCCTCCGTTGCGGCCAGCCCCCATGGCGAAGAGTTCGTGATTAAGGCCATCCAGGAGAGCGAAGAGATCACAGGAATCCTGGAGGCCGTCCCGGTCAGGCCCCTGCCAGCCCCTCCTCCGAAACCGATAGCAACCGACTCAGCCATGCCAAGCAAGCTGATCGAGGTGGTTCAGGGGGCCGCAAGTTGGTATGGGCCGGGGTTTTACGGCCGCACAACTGCCAATGGTGAGCGCTTCCGCAAGGGCACGCTGACGGCGGCCCATCGCACACTCCCCTTTGGCACCAAGGTGCGCGTCACCAATCTGAGCAATGGCCGCAGTGTGGTGGTGAGAATCAATGACCGTGGCCCGTTCAGATACCACCGGGTGATCGATCTGGCCCATGGAGCCGCATCCCAGCTCAAAATGATGCAGGCGGGGGAAGTGCCGGTAAAGCTCGAGATCCTCTCCAAGGGCGATTGA
- a CDS encoding phosphatidate cytidylyltransferase, translated as MPPISVIREVVLDQSQVPTARAALRKRLISGLGVGGFGLLVVSLGGWWFTAALGGMVHLGLLEFFRMAQFKGIRPATKTTLVACQLLLFTTQWAIQGGLPADVAHAVLPLSGAAICGWLLLQPVTGSIADIAASIFGLFYLGFLPSHWLSLRGLDNGLEITLSACLMIVATDIGSWAVGRHYGRRPLSPISPGKTIEGAIGGFISAMLIGLVCGQLMGWPLHGLPGLLLGALIALFALVGDLTESMMKRDAGVKDSGDVLPGHGGILDRIDSYLFTPAVVFYAIALCQPLLAP; from the coding sequence ATGCCTCCAATCAGCGTGATTCGTGAGGTTGTCCTCGATCAGAGCCAAGTCCCAACGGCCCGAGCAGCGCTGCGAAAACGGTTAATCAGTGGCCTGGGTGTAGGCGGTTTCGGCCTGCTGGTGGTGAGCCTGGGGGGATGGTGGTTCACCGCAGCGCTGGGGGGAATGGTGCACCTCGGCCTGCTCGAGTTCTTCCGGATGGCGCAATTCAAGGGAATTCGCCCCGCCACCAAAACCACCCTTGTGGCTTGCCAACTGCTGCTGTTCACCACCCAGTGGGCGATTCAGGGCGGACTCCCGGCTGATGTAGCCCATGCTGTTTTGCCCCTCTCTGGAGCCGCCATCTGCGGTTGGCTGCTGCTGCAACCGGTCACGGGTTCCATCGCCGACATTGCGGCATCGATCTTCGGGTTGTTCTACCTCGGTTTTTTGCCCAGCCACTGGCTAAGTCTTCGCGGTTTGGACAACGGTCTGGAGATCACGCTGTCGGCCTGCTTGATGATCGTCGCCACCGACATCGGCTCCTGGGCCGTGGGACGGCACTACGGGCGACGGCCCCTCTCTCCGATCTCCCCCGGGAAAACCATCGAAGGGGCGATCGGTGGATTCATCTCAGCCATGCTGATCGGCCTGGTCTGCGGCCAGCTGATGGGTTGGCCCCTGCATGGCCTACCGGGGCTGCTGCTGGGCGCACTGATCGCTCTGTTCGCCCTGGTGGGAGACCTGACCGAATCGATGATGAAACGCGATGCAGGCGTGAAGGATTCCGGTGACGTGCTGCCCGGCCATGGCGGAATCCTTGACCGGATCGACAGCTATCTGTTCACCCCAGCAGTGGTCTTTTACGCCATCGCGCTGTGCCAACCGCTGTTGGCCCCATAA
- a CDS encoding LmeA family phospholipid-binding protein has protein sequence MADPVLNVLAGALRLWIRSQCESLGSLELALNGSTWSLLRGRLDGVTLKARDACFQGLPLQSVELCSGPIAVDMKLLSPGQMLALQQPFQVEGEVSFNGRQLNSALLAEPWRWLGDWMAEQLMGLSPLGALRIEADLLELQVPVAAHQDPARRRFRLNAEQGTLCFRPETADEPCTLLPMDPAIRIVHVQLASGQLALKGQASVTP, from the coding sequence ATGGCTGATCCCGTTCTCAATGTGCTGGCAGGGGCCCTGCGCCTTTGGATTCGCAGCCAATGCGAGAGCCTCGGCAGCCTCGAGCTGGCCCTGAACGGTTCCACCTGGTCTTTGCTGCGGGGGCGTCTGGATGGCGTGACTCTCAAGGCGAGGGATGCCTGTTTTCAGGGGCTGCCCTTGCAGAGCGTGGAGTTGTGCAGCGGTCCGATTGCGGTGGACATGAAGCTGCTGAGTCCCGGTCAGATGTTGGCCCTGCAGCAGCCGTTCCAGGTGGAGGGAGAGGTGAGCTTCAACGGGCGTCAGCTCAACAGCGCTCTGCTGGCCGAACCCTGGCGCTGGCTCGGGGATTGGATGGCTGAGCAACTGATGGGCCTCAGCCCGTTGGGGGCTCTGCGTATTGAAGCGGATCTGCTCGAGTTGCAGGTGCCCGTCGCTGCTCATCAAGATCCTGCTCGCCGTCGCTTCCGCCTCAATGCTGAGCAGGGAACGTTGTGCTTCCGGCCGGAGACCGCCGATGAACCGTGCACCTTGCTTCCGATGGATCCTGCCATTCGGATCGTGCACGTGCAGCTGGCGAGTGGTCAGTTGGCCCTCAAAGGTCAGGCCAGCGTCACCCCATAG
- a CDS encoding alpha/beta fold hydrolase translates to MKTLLDQLRPALLDPQAESLAAEVQWWNLPGLGVDDPFPVAVLGQGSPLLLLHGFDSSFLEYRRLAPLLADRFQLFIPDLFGFGFSPRPLGLTYGPQAVLRHLDALLERLPTEAPVGLIGASMGGSVAVELARRHHERVASLLLLAPAGLTGRPMPVPPLLDRVGAWFLGRPGVRRGLCRQAFADPDTDVGAPEEQIASLHLQCPGWAEALAAFARSGGFAGCGDPLPSQSLHVIWGDNDRILRAPQKQALQALLDQPVETFPSCGHLPHIDQPRKVADRCHALLTNG, encoded by the coding sequence TTGAAGACGCTTCTGGATCAACTGCGGCCGGCTCTGCTTGACCCGCAGGCCGAGTCCCTGGCTGCTGAGGTGCAGTGGTGGAATTTGCCTGGCCTGGGAGTCGATGATCCCTTCCCGGTTGCGGTGCTCGGCCAAGGCTCTCCGTTGTTGCTGCTGCATGGTTTCGACAGCAGTTTTCTCGAATACCGGCGCCTGGCTCCACTCCTGGCTGATCGCTTTCAGCTGTTTATCCCCGACCTGTTCGGCTTTGGCTTTTCGCCACGTCCCTTGGGTCTGACCTATGGGCCGCAGGCTGTTTTGCGACATCTCGATGCCCTGTTGGAGCGGCTTCCTACAGAGGCTCCAGTGGGCCTGATCGGTGCTTCGATGGGTGGCTCAGTGGCCGTGGAGTTGGCCCGGCGTCATCACGAGCGCGTGGCTTCTCTGCTGCTGCTTGCTCCAGCCGGTCTCACGGGGCGTCCGATGCCCGTGCCGCCCCTGCTGGATCGTGTTGGTGCCTGGTTCCTGGGTCGTCCCGGCGTGCGGCGGGGGCTTTGTCGCCAGGCCTTCGCCGATCCCGATACGGATGTGGGAGCTCCAGAAGAACAAATTGCCTCCTTGCACCTGCAATGCCCCGGCTGGGCTGAGGCGTTGGCAGCCTTCGCCCGCAGTGGTGGTTTCGCCGGATGTGGAGATCCCCTGCCCTCCCAATCACTGCATGTGATCTGGGGTGACAATGATCGGATTCTGCGTGCTCCGCAGAAACAGGCGCTTCAGGCCTTGCTGGATCAGCCTGTGGAGACCTTCCCCTCCTGCGGCCACCTCCCCCATATCGATCAGCCCCGCAAGGTGGCTGACCGTTGTCATGCGCTGTTGACCAATGGCTGA
- a CDS encoding iron-containing alcohol dehydrogenase family protein encodes MVRSISSHSIAPASVLRGDGAWDEALPQIKSLCSRPLVLGRSSSTADQRQCLVVDLQAQGLLPVQAQLQFDCCEQDLHKVALEAQGCDAVLAAGGGKVLDAGKLLAHRLSLPCITVPLSASTCAGWTALSNIYSPQGAFKGDVALDRCPDLLVFDHGLVRQAPPRTLASGVADALAKWYEASVSSGDSCDGLVQQAVQMARVLRDQLLIDSLTALEDPDSAAWVRTAEACALTAGVMGGLGGARCRTVAAHAVHNGLTQLEACHHVLHGEKVGFGILVQLRLEERLGGNRLAGQAHRQLLPLLRQLGLPVSLDDLGLAQASLSELQEVCRFACREGSDLHHLPFAVTPGALLEALVGAAELSPINL; translated from the coding sequence ATGGTTCGATCCATCTCGTCCCACTCCATTGCCCCCGCCAGCGTTTTGCGGGGGGATGGGGCCTGGGATGAGGCCTTGCCTCAGATCAAATCCCTCTGCTCACGTCCGTTGGTGCTGGGTCGCAGTTCCTCCACGGCTGACCAGCGTCAGTGTTTGGTCGTGGATCTTCAGGCCCAAGGGCTACTCCCCGTTCAGGCTCAGCTTCAGTTCGACTGCTGTGAGCAGGATCTCCACAAAGTGGCTTTGGAAGCCCAGGGCTGCGACGCCGTTCTGGCAGCCGGGGGCGGAAAAGTGCTGGATGCCGGCAAGCTGCTGGCCCACCGCCTTTCCCTCCCCTGCATCACTGTTCCGCTGAGCGCCTCCACCTGTGCCGGTTGGACGGCTCTGTCCAACATCTATTCCCCTCAGGGTGCTTTCAAAGGGGATGTGGCCCTGGATCGTTGCCCTGATCTTCTTGTCTTCGATCACGGCTTGGTGCGCCAGGCCCCACCCCGCACCCTTGCCAGTGGTGTCGCTGATGCCCTGGCCAAGTGGTACGAAGCCTCAGTGAGCAGCGGCGACAGCTGCGATGGTCTGGTGCAGCAGGCCGTGCAGATGGCTCGGGTGCTGCGGGATCAACTGCTGATCGACAGCCTCACGGCTCTGGAAGATCCAGACAGTGCGGCCTGGGTGCGCACCGCCGAAGCCTGTGCTCTCACCGCCGGGGTGATGGGGGGACTGGGCGGCGCCCGTTGCCGCACTGTCGCGGCCCATGCCGTTCACAACGGCCTTACCCAGCTGGAGGCTTGTCACCACGTTCTCCATGGCGAGAAGGTGGGTTTCGGAATTCTTGTGCAGCTTCGCTTGGAGGAACGTCTGGGCGGCAACCGCCTTGCAGGTCAGGCGCATCGCCAGCTGCTGCCGTTGCTGCGACAGCTGGGTTTGCCTGTCAGCCTTGATGATCTGGGTCTGGCGCAGGCCAGCCTCAGTGAGTTGCAGGAGGTGTGTCGCTTCGCCTGCCGCGAGGGTTCCGATCTGCATCATTTGCCCTTCGCTGTAACGCCTGGTGCTTTGCTGGAGGCCCTTGTGGGTGCTGCGGAACTCAGCCCCATCAACCTTTGA